The window TAATGGGCTATCTGAGTTTTTTCCCACAACAACTCCTGAGTTAATACTTGATTGCATCTATTCTGAGTATTCAGGTTCAAAAGGAACCATAATTGCCTTCATGGAGGCTTAGACTGTCAGGTGTTTGTTACAGTTCATTCCAGCCCTCGTTTCCAAGCACCTATGTGCTGAACCTTTTCATGAAGAGTGGAGTGGGAATCCATTTCCTTCTCTTACTCTAACTAATACAGTGACAGGTTGGTCATGGCCAAGGCAAGTAGAACTACTGAACCTCTTCCACTCTGAAGATGGGTAATGGATCCAATGTTGTTTATTTGCTGGGGGAGTCTGTTGTGGGGGTAAGAGAAGGCCTGCAGAATCAATGGTTTGAGGGAAGGAGTCTGTATTCTGCTTCTACTGCTTTCTCCTTTTAGAGTTGCTGTGGGTGGgatctgagcaggatgcaatggATATTGCATTAGGAAAGTGTCTCAGCCTGGTAAGAGctcctctgtttgtttttgttttgatttctaaGAACTGGAATGATTACACCCACCAGGCGTTTGTGCAGAACCACCTGTTGGATCTGCTGGAACTGCTACTGGACCCCGACCAGCTCACGGCCTCTTCCCATTCCACTCACAGTAGCCTGGTCTCCCCTGAAGCTGTTCAAGCTCTCAGCTTTCTCATTGAGGGGACTGTGAACAAAACCAGGACTGTCCATCCTCTTCATGAGCTTGCTCTCTGGCAGCCCTTGCATGCGAAGAACGGCTACTCGAAGATTTCCAAAGCCTTCTCTTTCCCCAAGCTAGAGGCCTGGCTGAGGGCCTGCCTGACTGGGAGCCCGTTTGGGACGTCTGCCTGCCTCAAGTCTGGGAAGAAACTTGCATGGGCGCAGCAAGGTATTTGAAAGCCTTGGCTTTGCTCTTTAGTTTTAGGATCAACTTTCCACTCTCCTCTGTTCTGGTTGATCAGGAGTCTGGTTTGTGGGCATTGGTGCTCTCTTGCCTGTCCTCTTGTTTACAGGAGAGAAGGGGGAGTTCACAGCTGAAAGAGCTGGTCATGCAAAATGCCTTATCCTCCTGTTTCCAAACTCTCCTATTTAACACTCATTACTGCCTCCATGTTCTCTGGCTTGCAtgtgtcccccttccccacttcAAGTTGATATCCAGATTCTGTGTGGTGTATATTGGCTGTTGCTAGCAGGCTTTCTTATTCTTAGACTCATTTGTTTGGAAGGTGCATTCTGCTGCATAGTGAATGTTAATGCCCAAGAAAGCAAATGATTGATTGCAcaggctaaacccagggttaggTGGAATTGCTGTATCGGCTGCTCCATATAGCTCTGTCAATGTAATTCAGACCTGACTAGTGTTACTACTCTTCTGTTCCTACGTGGGGATTAACAGATGAATGGGGTGGCTCTCTAGCTGTTCAAGTACTTCCATGGCTTCAGTCACTGTTGTATTTGAGtgtctcacaaacattaatggatttacctttaaacacccctctgaggtggGTCAGTATTATTActcccatttgacagatgggaattgaggcacagtgtagattaagtgacttgcccaaggtcgctgAGGGCAGTCTGTGGAAGTatttgcactgcagctgggaggtgtgaccGCAGCACATGTTGATGTACCTAAACTATCTATGATCTTCTGTCTGTGGGAGTCAGAATGAAGACTCCTGATCTCATTTAACATGCAATTATAGGTtttcagagggagagaaaacTAGTCTTAATCCATTCCATCAGTAAGAATGGAAGAACATCCTGTGGTAACAAGTGCCCTGAGGACTGTATACCTACAGGGAGCACACAACTTGGTAAGAATACATTGGAACAGACATGCTCCTATTTCATCAGTACAGTGGTGAAAATCTGCAGACTGCTGTAAATCTCAGTTTGGCAGAAAGAGCCCTTATGTTCAGGAGGAATTTTACAAAGAGAGTTGGGATCTAAATCCCAAGCATCAGGGTGACTTTGTTTTTTTGATGGGATATTTACTCTGTGGCTGCCTGGTGAAATGTGATGTCATGGTCCGCATGCTTAGGAAATATGTTCAGACTTTTTTTGTGCTAATGTGTGTAATTTTTGCTTTGCAGTTGAAGGAACAACCAAGAGAGCAAAGATTGCGTGCAATGCCCATATGGTCCCTGAGGTTCACCGCATGGTGGTGATGAGCCAGGTCTACAAACAGACACTGGCAAAGAGCTCGGATACCCTGGTGGGTGCTCATGTGAAGATCCATCGCTGCAATGAGTCCTTCATATATCTGCTCTCCCCTTTACGGTGAGTTTACGTTCTCCTGGAATGCAGTGAAACCTCTTTGGGTGGGTCGTATAGGTATTTCCTGGTTCCCATTAGACATGGCAACCCCACTTGAACAGTGTGTGGCCTTGTCCTGTTCTTGGCGATCCTGGCTTACTGTGatctttctctctttcagatCTGTGACCATTGAGAAGTGCAGGAATAGCACTTTTGTCCTGGGCCCTGTGCAGACAGCCATTCACCTCCACAGCTGTGATAATGTCAAAGTCATTGGCATCTGCCACCGTCTGTCTATCTCTTCTACGACAGGCTGCACCTTCAACATTCTCACGCCTACGCACCCTCTCATTCTCTTGGGTAACCAAGCAGTAACTTTTGCCCCTTATCACACCCATTACCCAATGCTTGAGGACCACATGGCCCGGATGGGCCTGGCTACAGTGCCTAACTACTGGGACAGTCCAATGCTGGTGTGCAAGGAGAACAGTGATGCCAGTGTCTTCCGACTCTTACCCCCCAATGAGTTTTATACATTTGTTATTCCTTTTGAGATGGAAGGAGACACGACAGAAACGCCTGGGGGGCTGCCACATGCATACCAGAAGGCACTGAGTCAACGAGAGCAGAAGATACAGGTTTGGCAAAAAACTGTGAAGGAGGCAGGGCTGACCAAGTGAGTAATTGGCTTCCTCCGGGGGGGAGGAATGTATATTTAATGCTCTGAAACTCAACTTGTCCATACAAGTACAAATCTCTTTGACTTGACATCACTGAACAAAAATGCCCTTGCATGAGGTCTGTTTATCTagtccagtggtctccaacctttttatacCCAAGATGGCTTTTTGAAtgtaagggcaacccaggattgTCCCTACCCCTTTCCTGAAGCCTTGTCCTGCTCACTCCacctgttgctcgctctcccccaccctcactcactttcaccaggctgggtgGTTGGGGTTTGAGAGGGGGTGcgggctggagctgaggggtttgcagtattggagggagctccaggctgagcctggggcagggggttggagtgcaggaggggatgaggggttcaagctatgggagggagtttgggtgcaggagggggctccagcctggggcagagtgttggggggcaggagtgggtgtggggtgctggctctgggaggcggGTTGGGATGTGGGCTCCCGCCGGATGGCactcaccttgggcagctcctggtctGCGGTCCagtgggctaaggcaggctccctgcctgccacgGTCCCATGCctctcccagaaggggccaacgCGCCCCTGTGGCCCgcggtgtgggggaagggagggtcatgtagctctgcacgctgcccctctctgccgGCACGTCCtccacagatcccattggctaCAGTGCCCCATtactggacaatgggagctgtggggacagtgctTGTGGGAGCAGCTCGTACGGAGACTCCTGGGTGTGCTGGCCTCTTCCGAGAGTggcgtggggccggggcaggcagggagcctgcctcagcGGCAGCCCCAATACACCACTAGACTTTTAGCCATTGTGATCTACTGGGAGAGTCTTCAGGATTGACTAGTCAATTGCGATCGATCGGGTGGTGATCGCTGATCTAGTCTGTGTGTTATTTATGAGTGCACTGGGGGCATGAGGAGCTAGCAGCATTTGGTATCCTGCTTTAGTATTGAAAACTCTAGCCACCTTATTCTGTTTGAAGgaaaactggtgtgtgtgtgggagttaCAAGCTCACAAAATACAGGAAAAATTGTGCAAAGATCTTATGAAATGAAAGAACGTGTGTACTGTGTGTGTTAACTCCTCAAACACAAAATGAGAAGCCTGTAGTTCTGTAGGTAAAACATATTAACACACTCAAGTCTCTAGCCTACTAATTAGCTTACTTTGCTTTTGTAGTAAAGTACTATGCTTTTGCTTGCATAGTAATCTACCCTTTTAGCAATTTACTGCTTTTTCAGCACCTAGGCTGTTAAGAAGTTTTGAATAAGTTAAAACATGTTCTTTTGATGCCAAACTGGCTGGATAGGAGTGCAGGACTCCAGATAATGACAGTTCTGAATTTAGCTGGTTCTGTCTTCAGGATTTTACTCTTGGTATCATTTTGATGCAAACAAACTGTCtcccaatgttgataaatgcaaagtaaagcacattggaaaacataatctcaactatgcatataaaaatgaggtctaaattagctgtttccatgcaagaaagagatcttggagtaattttggatagttctctgaaaacatccactcaatgtgcagcggcagtcaaaaaagcaaacagaatgttgagaatcattaagaaagggatggataataagacaaaaatatcatattgcctctatataaatctatggtatgctcacatcttgaatgctgcatgcagatgtggttgccccatctcaaaaaagatgtattggacttggaaaaggttcagaaaaggacaacaaaaatgattaaaggtatagaacagcttccatgtgaggagagattaattatgagactaggacttttcagcttggaaaagagatgactaagggaggttATGAtacaagtctataaaatcataactggtgtggagaaagtaaataaggaagtgttatttactcctcataataccaaaaactaggggccaccaaatgaaattagtaggcagcaggtttaaacaaacaaaaggaagtatttcttcacagaacatGCAGTctatctgtggaactctttgccagaggatgttgtgaaggccaagactataaaagggtttaaaaaagaactagataagttcaaggggataggtccagcaatggctattagccaggatgggcagggatgcaaaaccatactctgaagtgtccctagcttctgtttgccagaagctgggaatgagcaacaggggatggatcacttgatgattacctgttctgttcatttcctctggggcacctggcataggccactgtcagaagacaggatactgggctaggtggatctttggtctgacctagtatggccgttcttatgttcttattacctCCTTCAAAAACCCACAGTGCGAGTAGAACTCTGGATCTTCAATTTTAAAGGCTAGAAGAGAAGGAAGCAACAATAGCTTGTGTTTCAGCTGGTTTTTGTTTCCCTGTTCTGGGCTCAGCCTGTGGCTTCTAGATTTGGAGTCAGTAAGCCAGTCAGTCATGGAGAGAATTCATAGCTTCTCTGAATTGTTTAATTTTGGATGGTTTCAATCCTCAATTTAGTTAGATGAAGCCAGGGTTCCAAAGAAACTGAGTAGTATCATTGGTCTGTGATTTGTCAAGTCCTTCTAGACCACCTTCTTTTGTTTAGTGCATGAAGAGTCCCTTGTCATGAATACTACATTTGATCAAGCTGCTCTTTGCACTCAGTGCAGATTTCAAGACTTGCATAGATTGGAGAATAGCGTTGGTATCTTGACAGTCTTTGGTTCAGAGTTTATATTGCACTACATTACTTCTGTCTATTCTTGAATCCTGACTCCTCcagtgcctctgtgtgtgtgtgtgtgtgtgtgtgtgtgtcttgctgAGTAAAGGCAGAACTTCAGACGTAAGTGATTTAATACCATTGACGTGAGGGGTTGGGTAAGTAGCATAGGGGTTAATGTGTAACTCTCTCCTCTGGAGATTACTATTTACATTTTGCCTGGGTTAAAATGGCAGACATGTATAGACTTAAGTTTTATGTGATGTaggtattttagtaaaagtcacaggatGTGGGCAATGAACAATAAATCACGGAAACCGGAGCTCCGCCACCTGGGCCTGAAATCACAGAGGTCACATAAAATCAACGAATCCCTAACCTTTGTGACAGTCTCATGGCCTTAGGTATAATTTCCTGTTTGTGCTCTGAGAATCCTAGGGCAGAAGTCCTACAGGTCAAAGGTACAGTAACAGCAGTGTGGGGAAGTCTGCGTGTCTTATTTCAACGCCAGCAGTCTCTCTTTCAGGGGTATTCTAACTAATAGTTTTTATTAGGTGAATTCAGTCTTCCCCAGGTGGTTAGTGTGGGAAATAAATCCAATGGCTTTGTTAGGCGTGGTAAGTGTAGATCTGTTGCTTATTTTTTATGGGGAAAAGGATGGGATGGGAGGATGGGAAAGGCTACTCATTTGAGTAGCCAAGGAGGGTTGTTTGGAAGTGTGGTGTGAATGCTTACAAGACTGTATTTCACTTGCTACGTTGCTGATGTTCTGGTGGTTTTCAGGGATCAGAGGAAGCAGTTCCAGGTGCTGGTGGAGAACAAATTCTATGAATGGCTAATTCACACAGGACATCGTCAGCAGCTGGACAGCCTTGTGCCTCCTGCAGCAGGCTCCAAGCAAGCAGCAGGATAGGATGCTCTTCTTTTAACGGAAGGAAAGGAAGGGTGAGTACTGGGACAGTTTCTCTCCTGCTACATGTTAGAGAAATTATCATACTACTTTACATACATTTGTGTGCACATGGTATCCAGATGGGAACAATGAGTGTGAAATTGtgtccatggcctcctcccagcagcCTCAGATCTggctttgtttttcagtttggaaCCAAAACCTCCACTGAGCTTCTGTCTGTTCCCTTGTTTACTCCAATTCTTCCTTCCGTCCCTATGGCCTTTCTGGCTGAAGAGCTCTTTATGGATCTCTGATTTCAGTTTCTGATGAAATAATCTTGAAATGAGGTTGAAGTGCTTCACTTATGCCTCTGGTCTGTGTATAGTATCTGTCTCTGACAGACCAGCCTGCATGTGTCTGCATAGACAAGATGTGTGCTTCAGGTATAGTCTGAAACCAAATCAGTTAGAACAGCCTAATTGTTCTGATGCCCTTACTTGCCCTCATCTCCAGCTGCTCACCAGGTCCctgagggcttgtttacatgggggTTTCATCCACAATAGTTCAAGTCAGACTTGTGTGAAAATGCAATTCATTAGAGCGCAGTTATACGACAAACTCTGGAATCCTCTTTCAAAGTGCATTATGTTCAATTGAGTTAGTGCAGTTGGTTGTATGCACGCAGTCCTGCCATGCGCTACTTTGGCAGTTATTCAATTGGTATCACACATTGCTGTGTGTGTCCCCTATTGATCTGTCTGTTTACCTGTGTGCCCTCCACTGCTCTGGGGTGAAGTTCACTGGATGTTCCTTCCcctgtttaaaaattgtcatgGGAACAgagttttcccatttgtttctGGATTCAAATATATCGGCATTCCTTCACACTCTAGCCGCCTTTACAACATGCCTTGAGCACCCACTTGGAGCCTTGCTATGCCCAGATCTCATCGCCACCTGGGGATCAGTGCCCCAAGTTCTTGTGGCCAGCCACCAGATGAAGGATCTCTTTGTGGACATTGCTAAGTAGAGGTCCATGAGGGGCCATAACCAGGATGCTGACCAGTGTGGGATAAAGAGCAAACAGCTCAGGAAGATTTACATTAAAGCCAGGGGTGCCAGGAAAAGATCCAGCATTGGAATTGTATCCTGCCTATTTCTTGAGGAGCTGGATGGGCTTTTGATCAATTACATCGTTACCAAGCCCAAGGAACTTGTGGACCCTGATGCTCTCCCTGTAGGCTGCAGACAAGTGGAAAAGTCATCAGAGGAGGAACATGAGGAGGGCAGTGAGGGGCTCTCCCCAGAAAGTCAGGATCTCGTCAGGAATCAGGACCCTAATTCTGGCTATGTGGGCGAGCCAGAAACCAGGTTGAGACTGAGAGGCAGATTACGTGCCCTCCATAGGATTTATCTTTACAATGTATTATTGTTATATGACACCACTGTGCTAGCTTCTGATCCAAGTGTCCCATGGCCACAGTCTTTTTTGGTgggtgggagctgggagcctTTCCAAATCTCCAGCGCATGCCTCCCTTTCTTatcccacattttcaaaatggtgtCTATTCCAGCCGAGCAATTGGCTTCTGTCTCAGGTGAAAACCTCGACCATCAACTCTTTACAAGTACATGCCACAGAGGACATATATCCgtttacctttttctttttttcctctttctctttttctctttcttctgtctGGCAATTACaagttccccccttcccccaaaaactCCTGTCCATCTGCTCAAAATAGTGGCTGGCAGCATGGCACAGCTGCACTCTTTACTCCATCTCTCACTCCCTCGCTCCCCTCCGGCCGCATATTGGAATAATGAAAACACTCAGTTGTACAACTTTGAACCGTTTGGGACAGTGGCTCTGGGCAAAGGGGTTTGGTTAGTATTCTCAGATGACATGGGAATTGCATGCCTGTAAAGCACTAAGCCTACAGCTCCCTGCTGAGGTATAAACACATATTCGTACATGGAAAGAGGTCAACCTTACGGATAGCATACAGCTTTTAATGTCTTTCCCCAGGCTTATGTAGAGAAAGGATTGGAGCAGTTCGTGCTTCGGACAGTCAGTGCAGAACTTGATGTTTTTCTCTGCACTTTCAGCATGTCTGCAGGGGAGATAAAGTAGAACCAGAGAAATTGCTTGATTTCCACTCCCCATCTGCACTTTATCCGGGATAGGTTCACAGTCATTTCCGTGCCATGCCCTCCACTCTGGCCACACTTCTAGGGGACCAGCTTGGTGAAGAACTTCACAGTATATGTCACTAGTCTGCCTTTGCCATTGTGAATAAGGCTGTTCTCTGTCGCCTAGTCACCTGCCTCAGTGTAACATCACTTAGAGTCAGGCCACGGATTACTATCCCATTTGTTCCATATGCTCCCCACTAACTCCTTGGACACCATAGAGACAACTCCACCCAAAACCAGAGTGGGAACATAATTCCCAATTCCTACCCTCAGCCTCCGAGGCACAGCTGCAACTCAAGCCAGTCTAGCCCTCCTATGCACACACGGCCTGCTGGCTGAGGACCCACCAAGGCTGGAAGAATCtcgggggtggtggggtgggaatgAGAGAGACGTATTAAAAAGGCTATCCTAGCCTGTCCAGAATACCACTAACATCTGCTTGGCTAGGTTTTTTTCACTACTCCCTCAGCAATGGCACCTGCAGTGGCCAGACCTTCAAAGACGGGGCCTTTATTCATGGCTGGTGGGGAAGAAACAGAGAACTTGGGATGAAATATCCAGCTTTCATTGTAGACCCCCTCctcacaaataaaaagaaaccggTGAAGAGCTGGTGGTTGTATTTGATGTCGGAGAGGGAAGAAGACCGGGAGCTATCGAACAAGAGGGTTGAAGTAGCTGGAAACAGTGTCACAGTGGCTAGGGAGAGCGTTGCCATGGCAAAAGGCACTGTGGAGGAAGAAAGAAATGCAGAGGCAACTCGGGGAGGTTGTACAAGCTCAGAATGCTCTGCTGCAGTGCATGCTGTGAGTGGGCACACAGACAATCCAGTGCCCTCAGCCAGGACCCAGCCATGTtattctttgagtgattgttcaTATTGATTCCAGTTAGGTGTGTGCAGTCGTCGGAAAGCTTTTCCCTTACCAGCACCGATCAGGTTGGCTATGGAGCCCCCTGGAGCAGTCCCTTCATGGCGCTCAGtatatgaccctgccgacctGGCACCTCCtctgttccttcttaccgccagtggtGGTCTTTGGAACTGTGGCATCTTGCCTGGCAAGTTCTACCACATTTCCctagctttgtttgtttgttctctatACATATTAGTTAGTTTAATTGTTTGTTAGTATTAGAAGTTGGGCTGCGGGGTTTATCCTCTGTCCCGACCGCTTTTTCTTGGGAGGGCTGCCATGCCCAAGTCCCAGGGGTTCAAGTCCTGCAGCAAGCCCATGCCAATGGGCGACCCCCGCGACACTTgtttaaagtgtctgggggaggctcaccAAGCCAATTGGTGCAGGATTTGTAAGGGGTTTCGCCCCAGAACCAAAAAGGAGCGAGACTTTTGCCTTATGGAGGCGGCACTT of the Dermochelys coriacea isolate rDerCor1 chromosome 9, rDerCor1.pri.v4, whole genome shotgun sequence genome contains:
- the TBCCD1 gene encoding TBCC domain-containing protein 1 isoform X1; translated protein: MEPVLRVIRQGPGRGTSSQWLDGICREGTSTLDVEFPELVKMDQSMVHLWVKTEPFIVGALQIPPPSKFSMHYLRKMSTYVRMRASEGCYPRLFWPMWRHIACGKLQLAKDLAWLYFEIFDSLMERTPEEHLEWAEVVSSCTSEEELEKQRNKLSVDTLQFLLFLYIQQLNKVSLRTSLIGEEWPSPRDKSQSANLTGKSTCQNKNWNDYTHQAFVQNHLLDLLELLLDPDQLTASSHSTHSSLVSPEAVQALSFLIEGTVNKTRTVHPLHELALWQPLHAKNGYSKISKAFSFPKLEAWLRACLTGSPFGTSACLKSGKKLAWAQQVEGTTKRAKIACNAHMVPEVHRMVVMSQVYKQTLAKSSDTLVGAHVKIHRCNESFIYLLSPLRSVTIEKCRNSTFVLGPVQTAIHLHSCDNVKVIGICHRLSISSTTGCTFNILTPTHPLILLGNQAVTFAPYHTHYPMLEDHMARMGLATVPNYWDSPMLVCKENSDASVFRLLPPNEFYTFVIPFEMEGDTTETPGGLPHAYQKALSQREQKIQVWQKTVKEAGLTKDQRKQFQVLVENKFYEWLIHTGHRQQLDSLVPPAAGSKQAAG
- the TBCCD1 gene encoding TBCC domain-containing protein 1 isoform X2; the encoded protein is MVLICREGTSTLDVEFPELVKMDQSMVHLWVKTEPFIVGALQIPPPSKFSMHYLRKMSTYVRMRASEGCYPRLFWPMWRHIACGKLQLAKDLAWLYFEIFDSLMERTPEEHLEWAEVVSSCTSEEELEKQRNKLSVDTLQFLLFLYIQQLNKVSLRTSLIGEEWPSPRDKSQSANLTGKSTCQNKNWNDYTHQAFVQNHLLDLLELLLDPDQLTASSHSTHSSLVSPEAVQALSFLIEGTVNKTRTVHPLHELALWQPLHAKNGYSKISKAFSFPKLEAWLRACLTGSPFGTSACLKSGKKLAWAQQVEGTTKRAKIACNAHMVPEVHRMVVMSQVYKQTLAKSSDTLVGAHVKIHRCNESFIYLLSPLRSVTIEKCRNSTFVLGPVQTAIHLHSCDNVKVIGICHRLSISSTTGCTFNILTPTHPLILLGNQAVTFAPYHTHYPMLEDHMARMGLATVPNYWDSPMLVCKENSDASVFRLLPPNEFYTFVIPFEMEGDTTETPGGLPHAYQKALSQREQKIQVWQKTVKEAGLTKDQRKQFQVLVENKFYEWLIHTGHRQQLDSLVPPAAGSKQAAG
- the TBCCD1 gene encoding TBCC domain-containing protein 1 isoform X3, which gives rise to MDQSMVHLWVKTEPFIVGALQIPPPSKFSMHYLRKMSTYVRMRASEGCYPRLFWPMWRHIACGKLQLAKDLAWLYFEIFDSLMERTPEEHLEWAEVVSSCTSEEELEKQRNKLSVDTLQFLLFLYIQQLNKVSLRTSLIGEEWPSPRDKSQSANLTGKSTCQNKNWNDYTHQAFVQNHLLDLLELLLDPDQLTASSHSTHSSLVSPEAVQALSFLIEGTVNKTRTVHPLHELALWQPLHAKNGYSKISKAFSFPKLEAWLRACLTGSPFGTSACLKSGKKLAWAQQVEGTTKRAKIACNAHMVPEVHRMVVMSQVYKQTLAKSSDTLVGAHVKIHRCNESFIYLLSPLRSVTIEKCRNSTFVLGPVQTAIHLHSCDNVKVIGICHRLSISSTTGCTFNILTPTHPLILLGNQAVTFAPYHTHYPMLEDHMARMGLATVPNYWDSPMLVCKENSDASVFRLLPPNEFYTFVIPFEMEGDTTETPGGLPHAYQKALSQREQKIQVWQKTVKEAGLTKDQRKQFQVLVENKFYEWLIHTGHRQQLDSLVPPAAGSKQAAG